A window from Purpureocillium takamizusanense chromosome 3, complete sequence encodes these proteins:
- a CDS encoding uncharacterized protein (COG:V~EggNog:ENOG503NYDA), with protein sequence MLAETILITGASGYLGGHLIKAALQKGYNVRATARSDSSAQKIAAQFPQSAAKLSYAIVLDITNPQSYQEALEGVSGIIHSASPFVLKPKDNVKDLLQPAIQGSLAILKAAQQWGDAVRRIVVTSSHASVCDLSKGKRPGYVYNEKDWNPVTFEEASTADGVVAYCASKALAERATWDWVAENRPKFDVVTITPPWIFGPYATELTTTKHLSESIQILYDLLKVEDIPPFDFGGFADVREVAAAHILGFETPEAGGQRFWVGQNFNYQTAVDAAREQLPQLSQRLPKGKPGFVESTYTVDGSKATKVLGLRYRPLAETIKDTYVQLLHAEELEGQSGPA encoded by the coding sequence ATGCTGGCTGAAACGATCCTGATTACAGGTGCAAGTGGCTATTTGGGAGGACATCTGATCAAGGCAGCGCTACAAAAGGGGTACAATGTCCGCGCGACCGCCCGGAGCGACTCGTCTGCCCAAAAGATCGCGGCGCAGTTTCCGCAGAGTGCAGCAAAGCTGTCCTATGCCATTGTGCTCGACATCACAAACCCCCAGTCATACCAAGAAGCGCTGGAAGGCGTGTCGGGGATCATTCACTCGGCCTCACCATTCGTACTCAAGCCAAAGGACAATGTAAAGGACCTGCTTCAGCCTGCAATCCAAGGATCACTGGCCATCCTCAAGGCTGCACAACAGTGGGGGGACGCCGTGAGGCGCATCGTTGTCACCTCGAGCCATGCCTCCGTGTGCGACCTTTCCAAGGGAAAACGCCCTGGCTACGTATACAACGAAAAAGATTGGAACCCAGTAACATTCGAGGAGGCCTCCACCGCAGACGGAGTGGTGGCATACTGTGCCTCAAAGGCCTTGGCCGAAAGAGCAACGTGGGATTGGGTCGCGGAGAACCGACCAAAGTTTgacgtcgtcaccatcactCCTCCGTGGATATTCGGTCCTTATGCGACAGAGCTGACAACGACAAAGCACCTCAGCGAGTCGATTCAGATTCTCTATGACCTCCTCAAGGTGGAGGATATTCCACCGTTTGACTTTGGCGGATTCGCTGACGTGCGCGAAGTCGCGGCAGCGCACATTCTCGGGTTCGAAACTCCGGAGGCCGGCGGGCAAAGGTTCTGGGTTGGCCAGAACTTCAATTACCAGACTGCCGTGGACGCCGCCCGGGAGCAACTCCCACAGCTGTCGCAAAGACTCCCCAAGGGGAAACCAGGATTCGTTGAGTCAACGTACACGGTAGACGGCAGCAAGGCGACGAAGGTGTTGGGCCTCCGGTATAGGCCCTTGGCTGAAACGATCAAGGATACGTACGTGCAGTTGTTGCATGCCGAAGAGCTCGAGGGGCAGTCTGGACCTGCTTGA
- a CDS encoding 15-hydroxyprostaglandin dehydrogenase (NAD(+)) (EggNog:ENOG503Q30I~COG:Q), which yields MADIQENEAVTELGPDNVLFVKTDVASWEQQRALFTRADEWAGSQGLAFLAANAGLSDPPGSLDGLVGKAKADEVVTPPTVDPIQVNLLGAIYSLQLFAHFVRKRGRAGKAVLTSSGAGIYPMPSHPAYAASKHAIVGYTRSIAPSLKPDSIAVNAILPGFTPSNMTAPLLGVIPDQYVTSLDTMVAAYDVFLDDDSQMTGQVLEVSASKKWHFRDHPTYPDEEIRWLNEESAGFFAKVFGLA from the exons ATGGCGGATATCCAAGAGAATGAAGCGGTCACAGAACTGGGACCAGATAATGTCCTGTTTGTCAAGACGGACGTGGCATCGTGGGAGCAGCAACGCGCTCTCTTCACACGGGCAGATGAAtgggcaggcagccagggGCTGGCGTTTCTAGCTGCCAACGCAGGCCTTTCGGATCCGCCCGGGTCTTTGGACGGTCTCGTTGGAAAGGCAAAAGCAGACGAGGTTGTTACACCGCCAACGGTTGATCCCATCCAAGTCAATCTTCTCGGTGCGATCTACTCGCTGCAGCTTTTCGCGCATTTTGTGCGTAAACGCGGCCGTGCAGGCAAGGCGGTGttgacctcgtcgggcgCTGGCATCTACCCCATGCCGAGCCATCCTGCATACGCAGCTTCAAAACACGCA ATCGTTGGCTACACCAGAAGCATTGCGCCCAGCTTGAAGCCTGACTCCATAGCCGTCAATGCCATCCTGCCCGGATTTACACCGAGCAATATGACGGCTCCGCTCCTGGGTGTCATCCCAGACCAATACGTCACGTCTTTGGACACCATGGTAGCCGCCTACGACGTATttctcgacgacgattcGCAAATGACGGGCCAGGTTCTGGAAGTGTCGGCCAGCAAGAAGTGGCATTTCCGGGACCATCCGACGTACCCGGACGAGGAAATTAGGTGGCTCAACGAGGAAAGTGCAGGGTTCTTTGCCAAAGTCTTTGGCCTTGCGTAA
- a CDS encoding uncharacterized protein (EggNog:ENOG503NVF9~COG:L) has translation MPHTKRECYDRTRLYFLVYLCDHHCSLSHGKLPLTRDFQLLKKPRVFLESGFASEADQRLISQVELWSIFNRVFDIFGGDIDRCIATQRLAEISCLDDLYEQWHSEWLEGLKFDTHKTEPARRIFDLYYHAAKLYLFSHVFRGQAREELELASESPGGPNDFARRALEHALSVVCSVTNEPRDRLQNLPCYIGAVIAFASVCLVKAANWQSRATCENDEVDIQGHLRHLIRVLQPSAGEEQTVHPLLGIARSLEAVMAGAQQFDHERHVIQDLSGLLGFDFGMDGCGVFNGGDLEQTATFSLFDAT, from the coding sequence ATGCCGCATACAAAGCGGGAGTGCTACGACCGAACCCGACTCTACTTCCTCGTGTACCTATGTGACCATCACTGCTCTCTCAGCCACGGCAAGCTTCCCCTCACGCGAGACTTTCAGCTGCTGAAGAAACCTCGCGTCTTTCTCGAAAGTGGATTCGCATCGGAGGCTGATCAGAGGCTGATCAGCCAAGTCGAGCTCTGGTCCATCTTCAACCGCGTGTTCGACATATTCGGGGGTGACATCGACCGATGCATTGCCACCCAAAGACTTGCAGAGATATCTTGTCTGGACGACTTGTATGAGCAGTGGCACAGTGAGTGGCTTGAAGGTCTCAAGTTTGATACACACAAGACCGAGCCTGCTAGACGCATATTCGATTTGTACTACCACGCCGCAAAGTTATACCTCTTTTCGCATGTCTTCCGAGGCCAGGCGCGAGAAGAATTGGAGCTTGCAAGCGAATCGCCCGGGGGTCCCAACGATTTTGCACGCCGCGCATTGGAACATGCGCTATCTGTAGTGTGCAGCGTCACAAACGAGCCGAGAGACCGACTGCAGAACCTGCCCTGCTATATTGGAGCGGTCATTGCATTCGCTTCCGTGTGCCTTGTCAAGGCGGCCAACTGGCAAAGTCGAGCCACTTGCGAGAACGACGAGGTCGATATCCAAGGCCATCTGCGCCACTTGATTCGAGTCCTTCAGCCTTCAGCAGGCGAAGAACAGACCGTTCATCCCTTGTTGGGCATTGCGAGAAGTCTGGAAGCGGTCATGGCCGGAGCGCAACAGTTTGATCACGAGAGGCATGTGATTCAAGACTTGAGCGGCCTGCTAGGCTTCGATTTTGGCATGGACGGCTGCGGTGTCTTCAATGGTGGCGACCTggagcagacggcgacgTTTTCTCTATTTGATGCGACATAG
- a CDS encoding uncharacterized protein (COG:E~EggNog:ENOG503PBVS), whose product MVSARDTTSVELHGKSYSLPQRPTVVVCVDGFDPEYLQAGIEDGILPTMEAFVKSGFHATADCAMPSLTNPNNMCIITGVPTGHHGISGNFYLDKETGKEHMILDDSTMRGTTVLAKLADAGVRVAAITAKDKLRRIIQHGLSPEKGSICFSAQCANESTAAEQGMDNVEAWLGQSAPSQYSGELSLFVLDAGLKLLQEKRADFFYLTLSDYIQHKYAPRSREANDFMHAIDTRLGEFVRLGAVVAVTGDHGMSDKADENGKPNVLFLGDFLDSKWPESRAKVICPITDPFVKHHGALGGFVRVHLTDTSVVGDMLAACRKLPQVETALTGEEAAALYEMPLDREGDIVVIAKKNFAIGSKREEHDLSNLDGHRLRSHGGLSEQQIPLLRSTAVDPKDVSETKKWRNFDIFDLALNY is encoded by the coding sequence ATGGTCTCTGCCCGAGATACTACCTCTGTTGAGCTGCACGGCAAGTCCTATAGTCTGCCGCAGCGCCCGACCGTGGTCGTGTGCGTCGACGGGTTTGACCCCGAGTACTTGCAGGCTGGCATCGAAGATGGCATCCTACCAACGATGGAAGCCTTCGTGAAAAGCGGCTTCCACGCGACGGCAGACTGTGCCATGCCCTCTTTGACCAATCCCAACAACATGTGCATCATTACCGGAGTGCCTACCGGCCATCACGGCATCTCTGGCAATTTTTACCTGGACAAGGAAACGGGAAAAGAGCACATGATTCTGGATGACTCGACCATGCGCGGCACGACTGTCCTCGCCAAGCTGGCGGACGCCGGTGTTcgggtcgccgccatcactgCCAAAGACAAGCTACGACGCATCATTCAGCACGGCCTGTCGCCCGAGAAAGGATCCATTTGTTTCTCGGCTCAGTGCGCAAACGAAAGCACAGCTGCCGAGCAAGGGATGGACAACGTTGAGGCGTGGCTTGGCCAATCGGCACCCTCCCAGTACTCGGGAGAGCTCTCTCTGTTTGTTCTCGATGCAGGATTGAAGCTCCTGCAAGAGAAGCGTGCGGATTTCTTCTACTTGACCCTGTCGGACTACATCCAGCACAAGTATGCTCCGCGCTCGCGCGAGGCCAACGACTTTATGCACGCTATCGACACGCGGCTTGGCGAGTTTGTTCGActgggcgccgtcgtggctgTGACCGGAGATCATGGCATGAGCGACAAGGCCGATGAGAACGGAAAGCCGAATGTGCTGTTCTTGGGTGATTTCCTGGATTCAAAGTGGCCAGAGAGCCGCGCCAAGGTCATCTGCCCGATCACGGACCCTTTTGTCAAGCATCAtggtgccctcggcggcttcgtccgAGTCCATTTGACAGACACGTCTGTTGTCGGTGATATGCTCGCTGCGTGCCGTAAGCTTCCCCAAGTTGAGACAGCTCTCACCGGAGAGGAGGCAGCAGCGCTATACGAGATGCCGTTGGACCGTGAAGGAGACATTGTGGTCATCGCCAAGAAGAACTTTGCCATTGGGAGCAAGCGAGAGGAGCACGACCTGTCGAACTTGGACGGTCATCGGCTTCGGTCGCACGGAGGCTTATCCGAGCAGCAGATTCCGCTCTTGAGGTCCACCGCGGTTGACCCGAAGGATGTATCGGAGACGAAGAAATGGAGGAACTTTGACATTTTTGATCTGGCTCTCAACTACTAG